One genomic segment of Candidatus Paceibacterota bacterium includes these proteins:
- a CDS encoding phage tail tube protein, which yields MSKMAGDLVQIGVGKETTRGTKVAPAYEMHWGEMEFNEKVLTSLDESRTGILEDSRDLKVVGKFAEGSITAPVREKSIGLFLQSLFGTSANAGPTDSAYTHTFTVEEAVQHTSLTLHRKDPNGGFDFPLSMISNFELSIENDKHAMFSADFRSKQGTQTLATFTITIATPGVGTLVAHTLATGDAVVPTTTGALPTGLTAGTTYYIIRIDADTFNLATTLANALANTKIATSVSQSGTHTLTLVNRYLPAVPVTENVFLPQHCVFKTASTQAGLDGASAVNIRSAKLTISSEVEDDRSLGSLDPTDILNKGFSVKAEITIARSADTYVTALKAGTAYALRIDLNNTDALIGATSTPRLYFDLHQVILEDADTDVSKGEITLQTLSFKATYKEADSAMIKAYLVNSVATVV from the coding sequence TAAAATGGCAGGCGACCTTGTCCAGATAGGAGTGGGAAAAGAAACCACAAGAGGAACAAAAGTAGCCCCTGCATACGAAATGCATTGGGGAGAAATGGAGTTTAACGAAAAGGTTTTGACTTCACTCGACGAATCGCGAACGGGTATCTTGGAAGACAGTCGTGATTTGAAAGTGGTGGGAAAGTTTGCGGAGGGTTCTATTACCGCCCCCGTGAGAGAGAAATCAATCGGGCTTTTTCTTCAATCACTTTTTGGAACTTCGGCTAACGCGGGTCCGACGGATTCGGCTTATACACATACGTTCACAGTCGAGGAAGCGGTGCAACATACATCCCTAACGCTTCATCGAAAAGACCCGAATGGAGGATTTGATTTTCCTCTTTCGATGATTTCTAACTTTGAACTTTCGATTGAGAACGATAAGCACGCGATGTTTTCGGCTGACTTCCGTTCAAAGCAAGGAACGCAGACATTGGCGACCTTCACGATTACGATCGCGACTCCGGGCGTTGGAACGCTTGTGGCTCATACTCTCGCAACGGGAGATGCGGTTGTCCCAACAACCACGGGCGCGTTACCGACAGGACTCACTGCTGGCACAACTTACTACATCATAAGAATTGACGCGGATACTTTCAACCTCGCCACAACGCTTGCAAATGCGCTTGCCAACACTAAAATAGCCACCTCGGTTTCACAATCAGGAACGCATACATTGACTCTCGTTAATCGTTATCTTCCTGCTGTCCCAGTAACGGAAAACGTCTTCTTGCCACAGCATTGCGTATTCAAAACCGCTTCGACACAGGCAGGATTGGACGGGGCTAGTGCGGTCAATATCCGTTCAGCGAAACTCACAATCTCGTCGGAAGTGGAAGATGATAGAAGCCTCGGTAGTCTTGACCCGACGGACATTCTGAACAAAGGATTCTCGGTTAAGGCGGAAATCACGATAGCCCGCTCCGCCGATACTTATGTTACGGCTCTTAAAGCAGGGACGGCTTACGCTCTACGGATTGACTTGAACAATACCGACGCTCTCATTGGCGCGACTTCTACTCCACGACTTTATTTCGATCTTCATCAAGTGATTCTAGAGGATGCCGATACCGATGTCTCAAAAGGCGAGATAACATTGCAGACGCTTTCGTTCAAAGCGACTTACAAGGAAGCGGATAGCGCGATGATAAAAGCATACTTGGTCAATTCCGTGGCAACAGTAGTCTAA